From the Actinomycetota bacterium genome, the window CGAGAAGATGTTCACCGTCTTCATGGAGGGGGACTGCTCCCTCGTCGAGATCAACCCGCTGGTCCTGACCCCCGACGGACGGGTGCACGCGCTCGACGCGAAGGTGTCGGTCGACGACAACGCCCTCTTCCGCCACCCCGACTACCTCGCCTACCGCGACATCCTGACGACCGACCCCCAGGAGAAGATCGCGAAGGAGAAGGGGATCGCGTACGTGAAGCTCGACGGGTCCGTCGGGATCATGGGCAACGGCGCGGGGCTCGTGATGTCCACGCTCGATCTCGTGAAGCTGGCCGGGGGCGCGGCGGCGAACTTCCTCGATGTGGGAGGCGGCGCGTCCGGGGAGCAGATCGCGGCCGGCTTGGAGATCGTCCTGTCCGACCCGAAGGTGCGGTCGGTGCTGGTCAACATCTTCGGGGGGATCGTCCGCTGCGACCTCGTGGCGCAGGGCATCCTGGACGCCCTGACCAGGGTGGAGCTCAAGGTGCCGATGGTCGTCCGACTCGACGGCACGAACGCCGAGGAGGGCCGCCGGATCCTCCAGGAGGCGAGCCTGGACGGGGTGGAGGCCGCGACGACGATGTGGGAGGCGGCCGAGCTCGCGACGCAGAGGGCGAGTGCCTGAGGACGTCGAGCTCCAGGAGGAGGTCTCCCGTCGCCTCGGACAGCCCTGGCCCGAGGTGCGGGCGAAGCTCGAGAGGCTCTTCGGGCGTGACTGGGACGAGTGCGAGATCTTCATCTCCACGTCCGCTGCCAAGAAGGACCGCACCGAGGCCGACGTGATCTGTGACCTGGTGAGCAAGACGGAGGAGAAGCCGCCCGCGTCCGGCATCGTGCGGCGCAAGGTGGTCCGCTGGATCGGGAAACCGTGGCGTGAGCGCCAGGATCCC encodes:
- the sucC gene encoding ADP-forming succinate--CoA ligase subunit beta, which produces MDLLEYMGKEVFAAYGIPVSDGRICTTPDEVHAAAKEIGGQVVVKAQVQVGGRGKAGGIKLANDPDEARAHGDAILGMDIKGHTVERVWVEAATDIAKEYYASVTLDRRNGLPMYMVSAQGGVDIEEVADREPEAILKAHVDPLTGFKGFHAHYLTKTLDPEARAGAAEILEKMFTVFMEGDCSLVEINPLVLTPDGRVHALDAKVSVDDNALFRHPDYLAYRDILTTDPQEKIAKEKGIAYVKLDGSVGIMGNGAGLVMSTLDLVKLAGGAAANFLDVGGGASGEQIAAGLEIVLSDPKVRSVLVNIFGGIVRCDLVAQGILDALTRVELKVPMVVRLDGTNAEEGRRILQEASLDGVEAATTMWEAAELATQRASA